In one window of Tumebacillus algifaecis DNA:
- a CDS encoding LbetaH domain-containing protein: MNGSLQSQRFFRETQDELIKVLLAEVELVDIIPNLNKFILDYLMQFESEKYIDPTAVISEKATIEGAVYIGSNVKVQDFAYIKGPAIILNDTIIGKSAFVRDNVILGSNTIIGHSSEVCQSVILNGTRVAHFNAVSFSVVGSHVNLSSCAAIASYLLKTELDDMPTTSYLFDSLQQKVTVNISKFGAIIGDRCRLGANVIVNPGVVMEPNCIVYPQISLESKYYNANLQVYIPGYYAQIVCSKLKEEENEQHV, encoded by the coding sequence ATGAACGGATCTCTTCAGTCTCAGCGCTTTTTTCGAGAAACACAAGACGAACTTATCAAAGTTCTTCTTGCAGAGGTTGAGTTAGTAGACATCATTCCGAACTTGAACAAATTTATTCTCGACTATTTGATGCAGTTTGAAAGCGAGAAATACATCGATCCTACTGCCGTAATTTCGGAGAAGGCGACGATCGAAGGTGCCGTATATATCGGCTCAAATGTAAAAGTGCAAGATTTTGCGTATATAAAAGGGCCGGCGATCATATTGAACGATACGATCATTGGGAAGTCGGCATTTGTACGTGACAATGTTATCTTAGGCTCGAATACGATAATCGGCCATAGCAGCGAAGTATGTCAAAGCGTCATTTTAAACGGAACTCGGGTTGCCCACTTTAACGCTGTTTCCTTTTCAGTGGTTGGGAGTCATGTCAACCTGAGCAGTTGCGCCGCAATTGCTAGTTATTTGCTAAAAACGGAATTGGATGATATGCCTACTACCTCGTACTTATTTGACAGCTTGCAGCAGAAAGTCACAGTGAACATCTCGAAATTCGGGGCAATCATTGGGGACCGTTGCCGTTTGGGTGCCAATGTGATTGTCAATCCCGGAGTGGTCATGGAGCCGAATTGCATTGTGTACCCGCAGATTTCTTTGGAGAGCAAGTATTATAACGCGAATTTGCAAGTCTACATTCCAGGGTACTACGCGCAAATAGTATGTTCCAAACTTAAGGAGGAGGAAAATGAACAACATGTCTAA